The genomic region AAAGAGTTTGGAAAAATATTAGGGGTGAAGGAGCTGTGGGTGGTTATGGCCATAATCATATCAACCTTTTCTTCTTGATTGTTTTCTTCATGCAGGATACCCAATTTGGCGGGGTGGGGAACAGTGGGCGGTGTGGCGCTGGTTTACGTCACAGACTGGCGGCTCATCCTTGACTATGTGCCGTACATTAGAGGCAAATTCCCTAAGGATGACTGAAGACTTTTTCAATTCAATTGTAAGTATTTTATCAACATTACACATCTGTTGAAGCATTTGTAGGTCTTGTGCACTGCCACTGAAGTTTGTCAGGCCCATTTGTGTGTTGGTTGGCTGGGGTCAATAAACATGCCTCAAAACACCTCCAATAAATTCAATGCATCAAATGACTTGGCTGTTAATTTGGACTCCTTTTTCTGGTCTATAGAGCTATAAAAATATTGAATGGCACTTTAAGTACTCCCATGATTTAGCCTAACCGCCAGGTTTGTTATTCCTCGgaggaataaaagaaaaagatagCGCATTAGCTAACAATGCAGCTAGCCTACAATCTTCAGTTTTCATAGAAGCCACTATGTTCCAAAACCTACACTTAttttcccccccccacctaAAGCACTGTATCGGGCAAAGTTGAAGACCATAGATGAATGGATGTTTATATTTGTATTTCTCAAATATATGTTTTGGCATAAAATCAAGTGTGACAGTTTATGTGGAGTTGTATATGTGTTCATGATCTGGTGTTGCTGATGTGTGTTTTACAGGAGTAGAGTGTATATACGTGAACTGGATGGACAAGAGTAAACGTGCTTCTACTTGGCCAATTACAAATCAAATGATGATGTCCATCCACTGACCTGTTGGGCTGTGTTCTGTATAATGAAAACGTTTTAATCCATAACTATTTAACGTGAATAAATCTGAAATATGCCATTGTGTGTCTGCATAGTTATTATGAAGCTCTGCTTCATGCATGGACAAAaaaacatgtcatttatatactTGCAATTTGACCGGCAGTCACGTACCTACCTGATAAGGGTTGCCCCCCCTCGCACTGCGCCCCCGACACAATAGTCACGTTATCACGCAGACGTCGAAATTTGCGTGAATAATTTCTCCAGCGGtagagggggaggggaggggactgAGAGAGAAGGGATTTAATACAGCGAGAGGAACAAAACCCACTGTGTCTtcaaaatggataaaaacgagtaAGTACATGACATTCAAGGCTTCCAAAACCTCCGTTACCGGTTTGCAATAGACTCGGTGTCGTTAAGCGTGCAAAATGTACCTTCAGTCAGACAGAAACGTCAGTAAATCGGAATGTTTATCATCGATACGGTGAATAGTGTTAGCGTTTTGCGTGTTCGTGTGTACAAGTAGCAATGCAACGGTGTGTTCGCTCACGTCTATGTAGCACCGTTGCAATGTCGCTATTAACAAAGGTGATCTTTTTTCGTGTTTGCAATTGACGTCGACATTGTACCATTTTGACAGTTCTGCATGTTAACCGTGCACAGTAAATCCtctaccccccaccccaccctcccCAAACAGCGTCTGTAAACGCGTTAATGCACGATGTGTTTTTGCACCGTAAAATTTGAAACATACCGCTTGCGTTCGATGGAAAATACGCTTTGTTCATTCATAATATGAGGGGAGGAAACGAGAGTGGCAACGGTCGGCATTGTAGTCAAATGGCTCTCCGATTTCATGTAACTGACGTGAAACGTGAGAGCTAAGGTAAAGCACGGTGATCTTTCACAACACTTGTTTCATTTAATTGACCTGAAACGTCAAGCTGTTTTGCACCTTCACTGTGAATATTTACGACTATTTTGAGCAGTAGACATAATTAATGTTGCTTTCAGTTAACATTGTTGCTACCTGACACCATCGTCAAGGTAAACAACGGTAATTGTACAATTTCCGTatttcttttcaaaataaaaatgacgcgTTACGAAATTTTAAATGACTAGTATTATCGTTTTTAATAACTGTGAACTACACGTGTGGAGTAAGAAACTCGATACACAATATTACAAGTATTAAGGATACAGTGTAGACTGTGATGATGTTGACTCAAAGTGGACAAAATACTTTTTGCgatatttttgtttggtggtgttATTTCTAATGCAAATTAATTGCCTTGACTAAGAATTGCAGATATCAAATCTGTCAGAAGAATATGTAAGAAAtgtcagaaaaataaatgaatctcACATAGTGTTACACTTTTTGTGCAAAACGATGGTGAACATTattgcttatttatttatttatttatttatttaatcaattTTTCTTCTTCCAGTCTAGCTTTTGTTTTCAATACGTGCTTTTATTTCGAAATTGGTTATATtaacttttttcattttcctcttTCCTCTTGGAGCGGGGAAATCCTTGGCTCAGCTTGTGTTCTCGTTTCCCTCGCGGATGTAGCTCCTCACCGGGACCTGTGGCGAGTCGAGCGGGAGGGGGGTAGTGATGTggccgcgacgaccgcggcGGAGCGATCTCCATGAGTACAAAGAGCACGGAGACGTTTAGCTTTCTAACTAGCCCGTGCGAGCTCGCGTTCCAGGTGGCGCGGCGCATGTTCGTGCTATGGTCGACGCTAAGCtaacaaccaaaacaaaacgATTTCTTTTAAGACTGCCATTTATACTAGTGCGCGAGAATGGAGAAGAAAAGGTGGGATTGCACTGCTCTCCCCAAAGGCTGGAAAATGGAAGAAGTGACCAGAAAGTCGGGTTTGTCCGCCGGGAAAAGCGACGTCTATTATTTTAGGTACCTATACGAACTGTGCTtcgacttcttaactgtgtgcgTCAGCTTGTTCGCGGATGGATACACGCAGGACTATTTGTTTCTTGGGGGGGAGTCGAGGTGTAAAGTTGGGCTCAGTGGCTGAAAAGCCTAGCGACAGGCCTCTTGAGTTGACACCCCTTATCCCCCAAACCCTTCACCTGAAATGAACCAACAACGGCAGAATTGTGTTCTCCTTTAGCAGAGGAGACGAGCCAGATGAGGAACAGAGGCAAGAGAGGGGGGAGGCGGGTCGGTTGTATAGTCTGTGGTAGGCCCACCACCCTGTCGAACCTCTTCTGTTTTCTGTATTGTGTGATGCAAGACGCattgtgtgtgcatgagtgACGTGCACGGTCAGGTTCTATATACATTCCTAATTCTCATGTTCAACATACGAGGTGTATGAGAAAGGTTCCAGGCTTAGTGTCCCAAAAGGTTGACGTAGTTGAACTAAAAGTTTCTACAACCCCCCCGGGAATCTTTTCTAGTTTTCTCCTGGAACTCCTGGAAGGATTCTTATGAGATACCCCACAGAACAAGCTGTCTTTATAGTTGATCATTCAGCAAGAACTCATGATTGAAGTCAAGGTTCTTGATAGAGCTTTTGAAACGCCAGTCCTGGAACCTTTCTGACACACTGTGTACATCGTAAGTTGTCGCTCCCACGCGTGGAGCCGCTATCAGTTCCATTTGACCCCCTAAAAACCGTGCAGTGGCCATTTAAATGACATGTTTGTAATGCATTGTGAGTTCAGGGTTTCAAATCCATTCATTCAAATGTTTACGTGCTTGTTGCATGTTGCCGTCGTGTGCCTGTCCGTCAGCCGCTTCCCGCCTTTGAATGTTTAATATAAAGACATGGTGTCTTCTCAATGATCCTCACATATTTTTTCTTCCGTACCGCCTCGCGTAGTCCATCTGGCAAGAAGTTCCGAAGCAAGCCTCAGTTGGCCCGTTACCTCGGCAACCAGATGGACCtgagctcattcgacttccgcacGGGGAAGATGCTGATGAGTAAGCTGAACAAGAACCGCCAGCGGATGCGCTACGATAACAACAACCAGAACAAGGTGAGGCAACTGAGGAGAAAATTCTCTATCTGACTTCAAAtgtcaaaaaaatacaatgcaaGATTAGAAAGATAAGATATTGGATCATTTTTAACATGTATGATTTTCGGCTCACCGTTTTAAGGGTAAACCTGACCTGAACACATCGCTACCAGTCAGACAGACAGCCtccatctttaagcagcctgtcACCAAGGTTACCAACCATCCCAGTAACAAAGTCAAGACAGACCCACAGAAAGCTGTGGACCAACCTCGTCAGGTGAATGTCTTTTCCAAGACTGGATTCACATTTAGCGTGGGCTAGTTCACCtacatgttttgtgtttttctagCTATTTTGGGAGAAGAAGCTAAGCGGTCTGAGTGCATACGACATCGCAGAAGAGTTGGTGAAAACCATGGAGCTGCCGAAAGGTCTTCAAGGTATGTGGCTTGTTCACTTTCTGTCATGACCCAGGGGACTTTTGGAGCGAGAAGCTGGGTGAACTAAAAAGTTGAATGGCTATAAAAAGCATGCATCGAGACCCTTTCCCTACTCATGCCCTGCTGCTTGTGTCAGGTGTGGGTCCAGGCTGCACAGACAAGACGCTTCTGTCGGCCATCGCCAGCGCGCTTCACACCAGCGCCGCCCCCATCACCGGGCAGCTATCAGCCGCTGTCGAGAAGAACCCGGGCGTGTGGCTTAACACCACGCAGCCGCTCTGTAAGGCCTTCATCGTCACCGATGAGGACATTAGGTGAGCGTTTGTCATCATTACACATTTTATAGGCTGCAAACACGTTTGGCTTGACTTGTGTCCGTGTGTTGTTAACTCCTAGGAAGCAGGAGGAGTTGGTGTACAGCGTGAGGAAACGCCTGGAGGAGGCGCTCATGGCTGACATGTTGGCGCACGTAGAGGAGGCGGCGGCAGCCGGCGAGGGCGACGCCGTCAAGGACGAAGGCAACGGCAGCGAAGACATGGAGAGCGTATAACGCAGGTGCTGCCAACCCAGACGGCAACTATTATCCTTTTCCCCAGGTCTTCATCCTCTTCGCAAACATTGGACAAGCCTTTCCTGCCATCTCTGGCCACATGCAAGCAGATTGACTGAACTGCAGTGTCCGTTATGGCCACTGGATGGCAGCAACATGGCAAATTCTCCCCGAACCCAAAACAGGAAGAGACCTAAtccagaattttttttgggtcacacatgcacacattcacaccgttgTATGCGAGAATCGAACTCACGGTGTCGACACACAAGACAGGAAAGTGTACCCCTACACTTTTCACCGAAATGTCCCATTGTTGGATAAAATGAACATTTTTCATCaagccattcattttttttttgacaatccCGTCAAGGAAATATTTGGGTGCTTACTCATTTTTTTTAGATGGATGTGAAGGCCATAAATATTTTGCATCTTAAATTTTAAGCATTCCCTCTGTGCACCACAGAATGAGGTACTGGTTAACTAAACTGGCACGCTCGGCGTTAGTGTCATCCTGGTGGTACGTGGCCCGTATACCTTCTGTTCATTATATATTTAATTCTGAAacactaataaaaaaatatggtcaaccttttttaaaaaaaaaaattggagcaCCATTTTTAATGTCCTCCCCAACAAATCAACAAAATATGTGGAGTTATCTGGGAAGAGCTTAGATGTTCACAAAAATCTCCTCAGCCTCATTGCAACATATCGTCGATTCACTCATAATTGTATTACATTTGTGGAATGTCTTCAAACACGTACATGTAAGGGGCTCGTTCAGAAATTCACACAGACAACAATGCACAACAATTGTGACATGCTGAAGTTGCTGGTGTGATTCCAGCTCTAGCCTTGATTTTCTCATTTGTTGTACGGAACGTTTAGTAAGAAAACGTCTGTCAATAATTTGATTTTAATGCTTTATTTCTACAACAAATAGAATACAACCAACAATTTTCAGGGCCAAAGCAGTCATCATGACTGGCCAACGGGTGGCGCTAGTGTTTAAAGTGCTGTTCAACAAGCAGAAGAAGGTTGGCTTGGATGGGTGGACGTGACGTCAGAGCTGCAGGTAAattggagaggggggggggacgagaGGAGTCATCACAAGAGCAAGTGTTTGCTTGTTTATATTTAAATTTGGTGTATCAATTTTAAAAGTAAAATCAAATAAGTcgtgtttctttcttttaataTCTGCGTCCAATTTGAAATATCCAAACACCAAAAGCGACACGGAGCACGGACTCACCTGCTAGATATTGACGTAGCaagtagtgatgtgcattccagttctttcaagtgaactgaatctttagaatcagttcactcaaaagatttgttcaaacgAATCATTCGACGaattagggcaggggtgtccaagtccagtcctcgagggccgtattcctccatgttttccaagtttccctcgttaaacacacctgattcaatgatcaggctcctgcagaacgtgaggatgaactgatcatttgaatcaggtgtgtttaacaagggaaacttggaaaacatgtaggaatgcggcccacgaggactggacttggacacccctgccttacactgagtgccaaaagtcccaatgatcatgagcagcagggggggccccatttcaaccccttacactgagtgccaagcagggaagaaatgggtaccattgttatagtcactggtatgactcggcaggggtttgaacccaccacctcccaatctcagggcggacactctcctctcaggccactgagctggtaaacacttgtatcgtagtataacacttatagtcgtttttaaataacgtgtacgcctaaatattgttatccaatatatctactgcaatttcacattagattgctggtttgaaatttgcttttaatattattatttttaataaacatttatgttaaaacttgtctggtgtttcattccttgtttctttattcgccaattaaaacataaaaatcagacatttggttaactgctttatatgacgatatgtgtaggtacaccttcaataggtacactacaaaaGGTTTAATTTCgacctaatttaaaactattctacttgttaatacctacaaaataacatattctaaccggagattgcattgacctaattttcacatggtccttgtttacattttggatttgacactgacagctgtcaagtgccacgttagggctcttcttgtgtaagtttaatTTATTAtgagttttcttttgtaagtttaactttgggtacttcgaaagtgtcattttaaattgtactttgctaggtgttcgtgtacacaacgtgttgtgatgacatctgctgtggagtctccaCTGATctcgtcttcttgtgagctgctccataaaaccatacatgttccacgtactgagagcaaggcttccatagggtagtggttagtcctctgggctttcgccccagcgacctgggttcgaatctcagtgcgacccaaaaacttttaactgatctagtcgcttgtgagctgctccataaaaccatacatgttccatggcctgagaacaaggcttccatagggtagtggttagtgctctgggctttcaccccagcgacctgagttcaaatctcagtgcgaccaaaacatttttcactgatctagtcgcttgtgagctgctccataaaaccatacatgttccatggcttgagaacaaggcttccatagggtagtggttagtcctctgggctttcaccccagccacctgggttcgaatctcagtgggagcccaaaatattttagcatagaaaatttgcaacacagttgctcgtgtaaccataaaaccatacatgttccatgtactgagagcaaggcttccatagggtagtggttagtcctctgggcttccaccccagcgacctgggttcgaatctcagtgtgaccaaaacatttttcactgatctagtcgcttgtgagctgctccataaaaccatacatgttccatggcctgagaacaaggcttccatagggtagtggttagtgctctgggctttcaccctaacgacctgggttcgaatctcagtgggagccCAAAATATTTTAGCATAGAAAatgtgcaacacagttgctcgtgtaaccataaaaccatacatgttccatgtactgagagcaaggcttccatagggtagtggttagtcctctgggctttcaccccagcgacctgggttcgaatctcagtgcgacccaaaaaattttaactgatctagtcgcttgtgagctgctccataaaaccatacatgttccatggcctgagagcaaggcttccatagggtagtggttagtgctctgggctgtcaccccagcgacctgggttcgaatctatgTGCGGCCCAAAAATTTTCACtcatctagtcttcttgtgagctgctccataaaaccatacatgttccatgtacagagagcaaggcttccgtagggtagtggttagtcctctgggctttcaccccagcgacccgggttcgaatctcagtgcggCCAAATACATTTTAACTGATCTAGTATTCTTGTGAGCtggtccataaaaccatacatgttccatggcctgagagcaaggcttccatagggtagtggttagtgctttcaccccagcgacccgggttcgaatctcagtgggaccaaaaatcatagaaaatttgcaacacagttgctagtgtaaccatataacgatacacttccttcgagctagggttagagctaaggttagggttagagctaggcttagggctagggttagggtagggttagagctagggttagggttagggttagagttagtgcgagggttagggttagagttagtgcgagggttagagctagggttagggttagagttagtgcgagggttagggttggggttagagctagggttagagctagggttagagctagggttagggttggggttagagctagggttagggttagagctagggttagggttagggctagggttagggctagggctagggttagcggtagggttagggttagagttagagttagggttagggttggggttagggttggggttagagctagggttagggttagagctagggttagagttagggttggggttagagctagggttagagctagggttagagctagggttagggtttgagctagggttagggctagggttagggttagagctagggttagagttaatgcgagggttagggttagcgcgagggttagggttagagctagggttagggtttgagctagggttagggttagcggtagggttagggttagagctaggcttagggttagagttagagctagggttaaggttagagctagggttaggattagagaaggtgcgagggttagggttagagctaggcttagggttagggttagagttagagcgagggttagggttagagctagggttagagg from Syngnathus scovelli strain Florida chromosome 10, RoL_Ssco_1.2, whole genome shotgun sequence harbors:
- the mbd3b gene encoding methyl-CpG-binding domain protein 3b isoform X6, producing MDKNDPSGKKFRSKPQLARYLGNQMDLSSFDFRTGKMLMSKLNKNRQRMRYDNNNQNKGKPDLNTSLPVRQTASIFKQPVTKVTNHPSNKVKTDPQKAVDQPRQLFWEKKLSGLSAYDIAEELVKTMELPKGLQGVGPGCTDKTLLSAIASALHTSAAPITGQLSAAVEKNPGVWLNTTQPLCKAFIVTDEDIRKQEELVYSVRKRLEEALMADMLAHVEEAAAAGEGDAVKDEGNGSEDMESV
- the mbd3b gene encoding methyl-CpG-binding domain protein 3b isoform X4, translating into MDKNDRGDEPDEEQSPSGKKFRSKPQLARYLGNQMDLSSFDFRTGKMLMSKLNKNRQRMRYDNNNQNKGKPDLNTSLPVRQTASIFKQPVTKVTNHPSNKVKTDPQKAVDQPRQLFWEKKLSGLSAYDIAEELVKTMELPKGLQGVGPGCTDKTLLSAIASALHTSAAPITGQLSAAVEKNPGVWLNTTQPLCKAFIVTDEDIRKQEELVYSVRKRLEEALMADMLAHVEEAAAAGEGDAVKDEGNGSEDMESV
- the mbd3b gene encoding methyl-CpG-binding domain protein 3b isoform X2, which gives rise to MDKNDRGDEPDEEQRQERGEAGRLYSLCPSGKKFRSKPQLARYLGNQMDLSSFDFRTGKMLMSKLNKNRQRMRYDNNNQNKGKPDLNTSLPVRQTASIFKQPVTKVTNHPSNKVKTDPQKAVDQPRQLFWEKKLSGLSAYDIAEELVKTMELPKGLQGVGPGCTDKTLLSAIASALHTSAAPITGQLSAAVEKNPGVWLNTTQPLCKAFIVTDEDIRKQEELVYSVRKRLEEALMADMLAHVEEAAAAGEGDAVKDEGNGSEDMESV
- the mbd3b gene encoding methyl-CpG-binding domain protein 3b isoform X1, whose product is MEKKRWDCTALPKGWKMEEVTRKSGLSAGKSDVYYFSPSGKKFRSKPQLARYLGNQMDLSSFDFRTGKMLMSKLNKNRQRMRYDNNNQNKGKPDLNTSLPVRQTASIFKQPVTKVTNHPSNKVKTDPQKAVDQPRQLFWEKKLSGLSAYDIAEELVKTMELPKGLQGVGPGCTDKTLLSAIASALHTSAAPITGQLSAAVEKNPGVWLNTTQPLCKAFIVTDEDIRKQEELVYSVRKRLEEALMADMLAHVEEAAAAGEGDAVKDEGNGSEDMESV
- the mbd3b gene encoding methyl-CpG-binding domain protein 3b isoform X5, which encodes MDKNEGDEPDEEQSPSGKKFRSKPQLARYLGNQMDLSSFDFRTGKMLMSKLNKNRQRMRYDNNNQNKGKPDLNTSLPVRQTASIFKQPVTKVTNHPSNKVKTDPQKAVDQPRQLFWEKKLSGLSAYDIAEELVKTMELPKGLQGVGPGCTDKTLLSAIASALHTSAAPITGQLSAAVEKNPGVWLNTTQPLCKAFIVTDEDIRKQEELVYSVRKRLEEALMADMLAHVEEAAAAGEGDAVKDEGNGSEDMESV
- the LOC125967315 gene encoding cytochrome b-c1 complex subunit 10; translated protein: MVLNNILNKFVGAKYVTIARTWIPNLAGWGTVGGVALVYVTDWRLILDYVPYIRGKFPKDD
- the mbd3b gene encoding methyl-CpG-binding domain protein 3b isoform X3; amino-acid sequence: MDKNEGDEPDEEQRQERGEAGRLYSLCPSGKKFRSKPQLARYLGNQMDLSSFDFRTGKMLMSKLNKNRQRMRYDNNNQNKGKPDLNTSLPVRQTASIFKQPVTKVTNHPSNKVKTDPQKAVDQPRQLFWEKKLSGLSAYDIAEELVKTMELPKGLQGVGPGCTDKTLLSAIASALHTSAAPITGQLSAAVEKNPGVWLNTTQPLCKAFIVTDEDIRKQEELVYSVRKRLEEALMADMLAHVEEAAAAGEGDAVKDEGNGSEDMESV